GAATGGGGCCACGATCAAACATGCGCGAGCCCTATCGCGCTCAGGATTTGCGCCCACTGCGAGCCTGCACACCGGCCTCCATCGCCAACCCGGCCGTGCGCTCCAGTGCATCGGCAAAGCCCTGGCGCTGCTGGGGCGCGATCTGTGACAGAAACAGCTCATCCACCGTACTTTCGTAGATCTTCCACATCTGTTTGCGCAGCACCCGCCCGGCGTCGGTAATCGAGGCAAACGCCGCGCGCCCATCGCCGTCGGAGCGTGAACGCACCACCAGGCCGTCCTTTTCCAGGCGGTCGACAAGGCGAGTGAGGTTGTAACGCTCAATGGCCAGTACATCCGCCAATTCGTGCATGCGGCGCGTGCCGTCGGGGCCGCTTTCCAGGCCCCACAACGCGTCATACCAGGCGTAAGGCGGCAAGTCAGCGGCCGCTAGGCGGCGCTCGATTTCACGGATGACGGTTCTGTGGGCCCTGACAAAACGGAACCAGACATCAGGCTCATTCGACGACATGCAACACCATCCGGGGAATTTCAAGAGGGTTGCAATAGTAGCTCATCCCGCGCTAGATTCGGCCATGTAGTTGCAATTGCAATCATATTGCGGACACTCCCACAAGGAGTATCCCTACTCGAATTTCGCCGACCTGGAGCCCCCTATGACCCCGAATAACGCCGTGTGCCTTGACGACGACCCACAGCAAACCCGCGAGTGGTTGGAGTCCATCGAATCGGTGCTGTGCGCCGAAGGTCGTCCGCGCGCCCACTACCTGATCGATCAATTGCTGGATTTCGACGTAGCGCGCCATGGCGACTTCTACGGGCGGGTAACCACTCCCTACGTCAACACCATCCCAGTGGACCGCCAACTGCCCTACCCCGGCAACCTGGACATCGAGCGCCGCACCAATGCGTTTATCCGCTGGAACGCCATGGCGATGGTGCTGCGTGCGGGCAAACACTCAGGTGTCGGTGGGCATATCGCGACCTATGCGTCAGCCGCCGTCCTGTATGACGTAGGTTTTGACCATTTCTTCCGTGGCAGAACGGACACCTTCGACGGCGACCTGGTGTATATCCAAGGCCATTCCGCTCCTGGGATCTACGGCCGCGCCTATCTCGAAGGCCGTATCAGCGAAGCGCAACTGGACAACTTCCGTCGCGAAGCCGGTGGCGAGGGTATTTCGTCCTACCCACACCCGCGACTGATGCCGCACTTCTGGCAATTTCCTACCGTGTCGATGGGCCTCGGGCCAATCACCGCCGCGTACCAAGCGCGCTTTATGCGCTACCTGGAGTTGCGCGACCTCAAACAACACCAGGGCCGTAAGGTGTGGGCGTTTCTCGGTGATGGCGAAATGGACCAACCGGAATCCCTGGCCGCTATCTCCTTGGCCGGGCGCGAAAAGCTCGACAATCTGATCTTCGTGGTCAACTGCAACCTGCAACGTCTGGATGGCCCGGTACGCGGCAATGCCAAGGTCATCCAGGAGTTCGAAAGCCTGTATCGCGCCGCCGGCTGGAATGTGATCAAGGTGATCTGGGGCGGCGGTTGGGATGCGCTGCTGGAGAAAGACCAGAGCGGCCTTCTGCGCCAGCGCATGATGGAGTGTGTGGACGGCGACTATCAGAACTACAAATCGCAGAACGGCGCCTATGTGCGCGAACACTTCTTTGGCAAATATCCGCAACTGCTGGCTCTGGTTTCGGATATGTCCGACGACGATATCTGGAAACTCTCACGGGGCGGACATGACCCGGACAAGGTCTACAATGCCTACGCCGCCGCCATGCGCCACAGCGGCCAACCCACGGTGATCCTGGCCAAAACCGTCAAGGGCTTTGGCATGGGCGACGCGGGCGAAGGCCAGAACATCAACCACCAACTGAAGAAAATGGGCGCCGACGCCGTCAAAG
The genomic region above belongs to Pseudomonas sp. S35 and contains:
- a CDS encoding MarR family transcriptional regulator, with protein sequence MSSNEPDVWFRFVRAHRTVIREIERRLAAADLPPYAWYDALWGLESGPDGTRRMHELADVLAIERYNLTRLVDRLEKDGLVVRSRSDGDGRAAFASITDAGRVLRKQMWKIYESTVDELFLSQIAPQQRQGFADALERTAGLAMEAGVQARSGRKS